GTCGAGCCGGGCGGCGTCCTCGTCCTGGACCGCGCCGGCATCCGCGAACGCCGCTACTGGCAGCTGGAGGCCCGCCCCCACGGCGACGACCGCGACACCACCGTCGAACACGTCCGCGACCTCGTCGCCACCGCCGCGCACAGCCAGCTGGAGGCCGACGTCCCGCTGTGCAGCCTGCTGTCCGGCGGGATCGACTCCACCGTGCTCACCGCGCTGCTCGCCGGTGAACTCCGCAGGCGGGAGGGCCCGGACGCGCGCATCCGCTCGTACGCCGTCGACTACAGCGACCAGGCCGAGCAGTTCACCGGCGACGTCCTGCGCACCGGCCACGACACCCCGTTCGCCACCGAGGCCGGGGCGTACATCGGCACCGACCACAGCACCGTCGTCCTCGACCCGCGCTCCCTGCTCGACCTCGACCACCGCAGGGCGGTCGTCGCGGCCCGGGACTCGCCGATCGGCGTCGGGGACATGGACACCTCGCTGTACCTGCTGTTCGGGAGGATCCGCGAGCACTCGACCGTCGCCCTGTCCGGCGAGGCGGCGGACGAGGTGTTCGGCGGATACCCCTGGTTCCACAACCCCAAGGCCCTGGCCGCCGCGACCTTCCCCTGGCTGCTGGTCACCGGCGACGAGGCCGCGATGCCGCTCAACCCCGAACTCGACCTGCGCATAGCCGAGTTCCGTGACGACACCTACGCCGACGCCCTGGCGGCGGTGCCGCACACCGACGGCGAGACCGCGGCCGAGCACCGGCAGCGCGAGATGCAGCACCTGTCCCTGACCCGCTGGCTGCGCCAGCTCCTGCACCGCAAGGACCGCCTCAGCATGGCGCGGGGGCTGGAGGTCCGGGTCCCGTACTGCGACCACCGCCTGGTCGAGTACGCCTTCAACACGACATGGGCGCTGAAGAGCTTCGACGGCCGGGAGAAGAGCCTGCTGCGCGCCTCGGGAACCGGCCTCGCCCCGGACTCGGTGCTGCACCGCCCCAAGAACCACTACCCGGCCACTCACCACCCCGACTACAACCGCGGGCTCCAGGACCTGGCCCGGGACGCGCTGTCCGACCCGCGGGTCCGCGCCCTGTCGGACGAATCCGTCATCAAGCCCTGCCTGGACACCCCGCCCGACCGGCTGCAGTGGGGCCACCGGCTCCGTCTCGAACGCGTCGTGGACCTCGCCCTGTGGCTGGACCACCACCGTCCCGAACTCGCCCTCTGAGGAGCGCATCATGACCCTTCACGAGACGCCTCCCGCCCTGGACGACGTCGACGCCCTCCCCGAGCCGGTGCCGCTGACCGGCTGCCCGTACAAGAGCAACCCCTACCCGCTCTACGGGCGGATGCGCGAGGCCGGCCCGGTCCACCGGGTGGTCTTCCCCAGCGGGGTGCACGCCTGGCTCGTCACCGGCTACGAGGCAGCCCACCGGGCCCTCAACGACGAACGCCTCGGCAAGAACCACGACCGCGGAAACGACCGCTGGCGGGCCCGAGCGTCGATCATGCCCGAGCCCCAGCACTCGCAGTTGCAGGTGCACCTGCTGCACCAGGACCCGCCCAAGCACACCCGGATGCGGCGCCACGTCACCGACTCCTTCACCCCGCGCCGCGTCGAGAGCCTGCTGCCGCGCTTCCAGGAACTCGCCGACGCCCTCGTCGACGAACTGCCCGAGACCGGTCCCGCCGACCTCGTCGCCGGCTTCGCCGCGCACTTCCCCTTCCAGGTCCTCGCCGAAGTCATCGGGCTGCCCGCCGAACTGGCCGCCCGGTTCGACCGCGACTGGGGCAAGGTCGTCCAGCCGGTCGGCCCCACCGACGCGGGCCGGCCCGCGTACGAGGCCCGGCTGCACGGCCTGCAGAGCTATATCGCCGAGGTCGTCGCCCACAAGCGCGAGCACCCGGACGACGACCTGCTCAGCCGTCTGGTCGCCGCCCGCGACGGCCATGAGCTGACCCAGGAGGAACTGGACTCCATGATCTTCCAGCTCCTCGTCGCCGGCCAGGAACCGGTCACCAACCAGATCACCACCGCCCTCATCGCCCTCTTCCGCCACCCCCACCAGCTCGACCGGCTGCGCGACGATCCCGGTCTGCTGCCCCAGGCAGTGGAGGAACTCCTGCGCTACGACAGCGCCTTCGAACTCACCACCTGGCGCTTCTTCGCCGAGGACAGCGATCTGCACGGCACCGAGGTCCCGGCCGGGGACTCCGTGATCGTCTCGCTGTGCGCCGCCAACCGCGACCCCCGGCGCTTCGACGAGCCCGACGAACTCGACCTGGAACGCAGCCCCAACCCGCATCTGGCCTTCGGCCACGGCATCCACTTCTGCCCCGGCGCCGCACTGGCCCGCGCCGAACTCCGCATCGCCCTGGGCACCCTCCTCACCCGGCTGCCGGGCCTGCACCTCGCCGTCCCGGACGAGGACATCCAGTGGATCCCGGCCGTCCTCGGCCGCGGCACCAACCACCTGCCCGTCGGCTACGGCCGGCGCGTCTGACCCCTGACACCACCACCGGGCCCGGCCGAACCGGGCGGGGCCCGGTCCGCGGCGGTACCGATCCGCCGCCCGGCCGAACGTCCGCGCCCGGCCGTCAGCCGAGGCGCCATGCCGCTATGCCGCTGTGCGCCCATGCCGCCATGCCCGACCCCACGGAGACCCCACATGCCGCTGACGACAGCAGCCGACGCCCGTACCGCCGAGACCGCCGAGACCGCCGAGACCGCCGAGAGTGTCGGGACCGCTGAGAGTGTCGGGACCGTTGAGAGTGTCGATTCCATCGGGACCATCGAGACCGCCGGGACCATCGAGACTGTCGAGGCCGCCGGGACCGTCGGCACCGCGGTCCTGAACCTGCTCCTGCCCCACCACCGCACGGCCGACGACCGGGCAGCGCCCACCGACGCCTTTCCCCACCAGCTCCGCCAGATCGGCGCGTTCGTGCGCCGGAACGAGCCCATCGTCCTCACCCTGCCCGGCTTCCCCTGCAAGTCGCCGAACCCGGCCAAGGTCCTCGGCCACCTCCCCGATCAGGGGGAACGGCTCTCCCTGGCCTTCCTCAACTCCCTGTGCGCCCGCATCGGGGAGATCCACGCCCCCGGGGCCCGGGTCGTCATCTGCTCCGACGGCCATGTCTTCGGCGACCTCATCCGCGTGCCCGACGAGCACATAGACGCCTACTCGGACGAGCTCAGCCGGCTGATCGACGAACTCGGCCTGGACCATCTGTCCGTCTTCGACCTCAGGGACGTCCTCGGCGACCTGCCCCACTCGGCGAAGCGCGCCTACGTCCACGACCGCTATGCCCCCGGCCTCGACGAACTGCGGGCCGAGGTCCGCGCCGACGGGCACACCCTGGCGCTGTACCGCGGCATCACCCGCTTCCTCCTGGACGACACCGCCGACTTCGCCGGGACCCGCTCCGCGCTTCAGCGCGAATGCCGCCGCCGGGCGTACGGGGTCATCCAGCGCAGCCGCGCCTGGGGCGAGCTGATCGCCGAGCACCACCCGGGTTCGGTACGACTGTCCATCCACCCCCAGGCCGTCGGGGCGCCCAAGTTCGGGATCCGCCTCCTGGACGCCCCCGACGTATGGACCACTCCCTGGCACTCCGCGGCGCTGCACCGGCCCGACGGCACATGGAGCCTGCTGCCCCGGGCCAGGGCCGAGCGACTCGGGCGGCTGGTGCACCACGACGGCAGACCGAGCCACTTCGAGTGACGGACCGATTCGTATGACGGACCGATTCGTATGACGGACCCATGGACATGACGGACCGATTCGTATGACGGACCCATGGACATGACGGACCGACTCGCATGACGGACCGACGGGCTCCCGGCCCCCGGGCCCGGGCCCGGCACCGCCTCGCGACCTCCGTCCGTACCGGCGGGCCGAGGCTCGTGCGCCTACTGCCGCCGCGCCGTTCCCTGCTGTTGAATGCGGCTGCGGCTGGTCGCGGCTGCGTCCACCCACTGCCGAGGCCGGAGTCCCACGGCGGTCCGGGCCCGGCCGGCAGCGCACCAACCCACCAGAGCACGATCCTGTGGAAGCACCACCAGACATGAGTACCAGCGGACCAAGGGAGTCACCGATGCCCCGTTCCACCCCGGCGCGCGGACTGTGCCGTACCGGCGTCCTCGCCACCGCAGTGTTCGCGGCGGTCATGGCCGGAGCGGGGCCGGCCACGGCCCATACCGAGGTCGAGGCGCCCGGCGCCCGGGCCCTCGACCAGAACGTCGCGCTCGCCTTCACCGCCGCCTCGGAGTCCGACTCCGCCGGGATCAGCAAGCTGGAGGTGATTCTCCCCGAGGGCATCGCCCCGACGGACATCACCTACCAGGAGGGGCCCGAGGGCTGGAAGTTCGCCGCCACCGACCGGGGTTACACGGTGTCCGGGCCGAAGCTCGCGGTGGGGGAGGACGCCGAGTACGTCGTGACGGCACGGCAGTTGCCCGACGTCAGGGCCCTGTACTTCAAGACCCTCCAGACCTACGACGACGGGAAGGTCGACCGCTGGATCGAACTGGAGGAGGAGAAGGGCGGCGAGGCGCACGGCCACAGCCACCCGGCTCCCCGGCTGGCACTGGAGCCCGCCGCACCCGGCGCGAAGCCGGTGGGCCCCACACCCGTGCAGACGGCGACGACGGCCCCGGCCACCACCGGCCCCGGCCCGGCCGAGGCCGCGGGCGGACCGCCGGCCGAAGCCGCGGAAGCCGCGGAAACCCCCACGGGGGACGGCGGGGGCATGCCCGTCGCCGCGACGGTCGGTGTCGCCGTGGCCGTGCTCGCGCTCGGCGGCGGGGCGTGGTGGTGGTTCAGGAGCCGCCGGGGCGGAGCCGCGTGAGGCCCAGCCGGTCGTGCCCCGGCCGGAATCCCCGACGCGCGTGAGACGGCGGCCGTTACCTCCCGGCGCGGACGGGCGCCGGTGGGGACGGGCCCGCGCCACCACGGCCCCGGGCCGGCCGGTCGGGACACCACGAGGGGCCGCCGTACCCGAACGCCCGACCGCGCCGGCTACGGCAGACGCGGGTGCCGGGCGGCGGCACCCCGACGGGGTCGCCGCGTGATCGCCGGGAACGGACTGCGCTGGATCCTGACCGCGGTGTTCGCCGTGCCGGTGACGTACGGGATGTGGCGGGCCTGCGCCCCGCGTACCGCCGCCGGTGACCGGGTCGACCAGGTGTTCCACGTCGTGGCGGGAGCACTGATGATCGCCATGGTCTGGCCGTGGGGCACGGAGCTGCCGACCGGCCCCCAGTTCATCGTGCTGGTGGCGGGCGCGGCGTGGTTCCTGGGCTCCGCGCCGCTTCGTGCCACCACGGGCGCCCGGGTCGCGGCGTCGACCGCGGCCCTGCCGCATGTCGTGATGATGGCGGCCATGACATGGATGGTCGCGGTCATGGGCGCCGCGGCCTCGGGGCACGCAGGAGGGACCCACGCCCATGCCGGGGCGCACGTCCCGGGTGTCTCCGGTGCCACTCTCATGCGGCTGGCGGACGCAGGGCCGAGACTGACGGCGGTCCTGCTGGCCGTCCTGCTCGTGGCGATCGGGCTGCGCCGGCTCGCCCGGGCCTTCGAACGGGCTCCGACCGTCCCGCACGGCGCCCGAGCCCCGGCGGGAGGCGGCGAGGGCGCGCTGGCCCACGCCTGTCACGCGGCGATGGCGCTGGGCATGGCGGAGATGTTCGTCCTGCTCGTCTGAGACCGCGGTGGACTGCCGGCAGGCAGGCGGCAGAGACGGACGGCGGCGGAAGGCGGGGCGCACACCCCCGCACACCGCACACCCGCGTACCGCGGCGGGCGGAGCGGGGTTCGGCGGCAGCGGACTCCCGCTCGTGGCGCGTCGGTGCCGCGTACGGTCACGGGACGAACCCGGATCGCAGCCGCGTCGTCCCGCCGTACGACGGAGGCGCCGAACCGCCTTCGAGACCGCCCTCACCCAGGGCGTACGCTTCGAGCGCCGACTCTTCCGCGCCGTGTTCACCACCGCCCACCAGAACGACGCCCACCAGAACGACGCCGACCAAAGCGACGCCGACCAGAGCGACGCCGACCAGAGCGACGCCGACCAAAGCGACGCCGACCAGAGCGACGCCGACCACGAGGAAGACGATCAGAAGGAAGACGAGCGAGGGAAGGCACGACCGCGTGCACGGAGAAGCGGCCACCGAAGTCCACCCACCGCTGACCGAGTGCGTCGCGGCCGGGGCCCGCCGCCGCGGACGGCGCGGGCGGGTCCCGGCCGTCCGCATCCGGTCTCCCCGTCCAGAAGGCAACCCCGAATGAACACGGACCCCCGCCGCCGCCTCCTCGTCATCGGCATCGGCGCCGGCGACCCGGACCATCTGACGCTCGCCGCGGTGAAGGCCATCAGCCGCGCCGACGTCTTCTTCGTCCTCGGCAAGGGCCCGGAGAAGTCCGCGCTCACGGACCTGCGGCACCGCATGCTCGACGAGCACGCCCGCCCGCCCTACCGCGTCGTCGAGGCCGAGGACCCCTGGCGCGACCGGGCGCAGGAAGGCCGCAGCGGCTACGCGGCCGCGGTCCACGACTGGCGCAGCCGGCGTGCCGACCTCTACGAGCGCCTGATCCGGGACGAGTTGGAGCCGGGGCGGACCGGCGCGTTTCTGGTGTGGGGTGACCCGGCCCTGTACGACAGCACGTTGGGCATCCTGGCCGAGATCGAGGCACGGGGCACCGTCGCGTTCGACACCGAGGTCGTCCCGGGCGTCAGCAGCGTGTCCGCGCTGGCGGCACGGCACCGCATCACCCTGAACCAGGTCGGGCGCCCCGTCCGCATCACCCCGGCGCGCAGGCTCCGCGAGGAGGGCCTCGACGACGCCGACGTCGTCGTGATGCTGGACGCCGGGGAATCCTTCACCGAGGTCGCGGGCGACGGCGTGTGGATCTACTGGGGCGCCTATATCGGCACCCCCGACGAGATCCTGGTCTCCGGCCCGCTGCCGGACGTCGCCGACCGCATCAGCCGGCTGCGCGCCGAGGCACGTGCCCGCCACGGCTGGATCATGGACACATACCTGCTGCGCACCGCCGACGGTCCGGTTGCCGACGGCGCCGCCGGTGCCGACGGCGTGGCCGGACGGGCGCCGTCGGCGCAGGACCCCGCCGGGACGCCTTCCCGGCCCGCCCCGGCCGGGGAGACGGGGGACCCGGGGGACGCGGAGGCGGTTCCCGTCCTCCGGGTCGCCGATACCGCCGCGGCGGTCTCCTGGTACGGGCGCCTCGGGTTCGTCAAGCGGTGGGAGCA
The Streptomyces tirandamycinicus DNA segment above includes these coding regions:
- the asnB gene encoding asparagine synthase (glutamine-hydrolyzing), whose amino-acid sequence is MCGITGWVSFHQDARRHAPVIEAMTATLTPRGPDAGGVWLGGHAAIGHRRLAVIDPVGGVQPMTDRPDEPAAVLSYSGEVYNHHELRAELRSLGHDFRTRSDTEVVLRAYLQWGEDVAEHLDGMFAFAVWDERARRLLLVRDRLGVKPLFWAAVDGGLAFASEPKALFAHPEVRPRVDADGLREAYSLLFNTGPTVWSGVREVEPGGVLVLDRAGIRERRYWQLEARPHGDDRDTTVEHVRDLVATAAHSQLEADVPLCSLLSGGIDSTVLTALLAGELRRREGPDARIRSYAVDYSDQAEQFTGDVLRTGHDTPFATEAGAYIGTDHSTVVLDPRSLLDLDHRRAVVAARDSPIGVGDMDTSLYLLFGRIREHSTVALSGEAADEVFGGYPWFHNPKALAAATFPWLLVTGDEAAMPLNPELDLRIAEFRDDTYADALAAVPHTDGETAAEHRQREMQHLSLTRWLRQLLHRKDRLSMARGLEVRVPYCDHRLVEYAFNTTWALKSFDGREKSLLRASGTGLAPDSVLHRPKNHYPATHHPDYNRGLQDLARDALSDPRVRALSDESVIKPCLDTPPDRLQWGHRLRLERVVDLALWLDHHRPELAL
- a CDS encoding DUF5134 domain-containing protein; protein product: MIAGNGLRWILTAVFAVPVTYGMWRACAPRTAAGDRVDQVFHVVAGALMIAMVWPWGTELPTGPQFIVLVAGAAWFLGSAPLRATTGARVAASTAALPHVVMMAAMTWMVAVMGAAASGHAGGTHAHAGAHVPGVSGATLMRLADAGPRLTAVLLAVLLVAIGLRRLARAFERAPTVPHGARAPAGGGEGALAHACHAAMALGMAEMFVLLV
- a CDS encoding L-tyrosine/L-tryptophan isonitrile synthase family protein; the encoded protein is MPLTTAADARTAETAETAETAESVGTAESVGTVESVDSIGTIETAGTIETVEAAGTVGTAVLNLLLPHHRTADDRAAPTDAFPHQLRQIGAFVRRNEPIVLTLPGFPCKSPNPAKVLGHLPDQGERLSLAFLNSLCARIGEIHAPGARVVICSDGHVFGDLIRVPDEHIDAYSDELSRLIDELGLDHLSVFDLRDVLGDLPHSAKRAYVHDRYAPGLDELRAEVRADGHTLALYRGITRFLLDDTADFAGTRSALQRECRRRAYGVIQRSRAWGELIAEHHPGSVRLSIHPQAVGAPKFGIRLLDAPDVWTTPWHSAALHRPDGTWSLLPRARAERLGRLVHHDGRPSHFE
- a CDS encoding DUF1775 domain-containing protein translates to MPRSTPARGLCRTGVLATAVFAAVMAGAGPATAHTEVEAPGARALDQNVALAFTAASESDSAGISKLEVILPEGIAPTDITYQEGPEGWKFAATDRGYTVSGPKLAVGEDAEYVVTARQLPDVRALYFKTLQTYDDGKVDRWIELEEEKGGEAHGHSHPAPRLALEPAAPGAKPVGPTPVQTATTAPATTGPGPAEAAGGPPAEAAEAAETPTGDGGGMPVAATVGVAVAVLALGGGAWWWFRSRRGGAA
- a CDS encoding cytochrome P450 family protein, whose amino-acid sequence is MTLHETPPALDDVDALPEPVPLTGCPYKSNPYPLYGRMREAGPVHRVVFPSGVHAWLVTGYEAAHRALNDERLGKNHDRGNDRWRARASIMPEPQHSQLQVHLLHQDPPKHTRMRRHVTDSFTPRRVESLLPRFQELADALVDELPETGPADLVAGFAAHFPFQVLAEVIGLPAELAARFDRDWGKVVQPVGPTDAGRPAYEARLHGLQSYIAEVVAHKREHPDDDLLSRLVAARDGHELTQEELDSMIFQLLVAGQEPVTNQITTALIALFRHPHQLDRLRDDPGLLPQAVEELLRYDSAFELTTWRFFAEDSDLHGTEVPAGDSVIVSLCAANRDPRRFDEPDELDLERSPNPHLAFGHGIHFCPGAALARAELRIALGTLLTRLPGLHLAVPDEDIQWIPAVLGRGTNHLPVGYGRRV